The window CCGGTCGGGCAGACCGAGTGGGGCACCCGCACCGAGACCAAGAACGTCAACTCGCTGCGGTCGGTGGAGCGGGCGGTACGCGCGGAGATGCTGCGCCAGGCGTCGGTGCTCGACACCGGTGGCCGGATCGTGCAGGAGACCCGGCACTTCCACGAGGACAGCGGCGACACCACGTCGGGCCGGTCCAAGGAGACCGCCACCGACTACCGCTACTTCCCGGAGCCGGACCTGGTGCCGCTCGCCCCGGACGCCGCCTGGGTGGCCGAGCTGAAGGCCGCCCTGCCGGAGCTGCCCCGGGTGCACCGCAAGCGGCTGCAGGAGCAGTGGGGGCTGACCGACCACGACATGCAGTCGGTGGTCAACGCCGGGGCGGTCGAGCTGATCGAGCAGACCATCGCCGCCGGCACCACCCCGGCCGGTGCCCGCAAGTGGTGGCTGGGTGAGCTGGCCCGCCGGGCCAACGAGTCCGGTGTGGAGCTGACCGCGCTCGGCGTCACCCCGGCGCACGTCGCCGAGCTGCAGGGGCTGGTCGACTCGGGCAAGCTCAACGACAAGCTGGCCCGTACGGTCCTGGAGGCGGTGGCTGCCGGAGAAGGCACGCCCACCGAGGTGATGACCGCGAAGGGTCTCGGCGTCGTCTCCGACACCGGTGCGTTGACCGCCGCCGTCGACGAGGCGATCGCCGCCAACCCGGACATCGCGGCGAAGGTCCGCGACGGCAAGGTAGCGGCGGCCGGGGCGCTGGTCGGCGCGGTGATGAAGACGACCCGGGGCCAGGCGGACGCGCGTACCGTCCGGGAGCTGATCCTGTCCCGCCTCGGCGCGCAGGGCTGACCACCGCAGGGCTGACCACCGCAGGGCTGGCCTCTGCTCAGTGACACAGGAGGTACCTCACGCCGTCGCGGCGAGGTACCTCCTGTGTCACTCGGCTGTCAGTGGTCGCACCGGCTGCTGCGCGGCCTGGCGGTCGGGCTACCGGCCGGTGCGGCTGACGAAGGTCTGCCAGGCGGTGGGGGAGAAGGTGAGGGTGCCGCCGGTGCGGTCCTTGCTGTCGCGGACCAGGACCCGGCCGGGCAGGTTGTCGGCGACTTCGACACAGTTGCCGCCGGTGCCGTTGCTGCGGCTGCTGGTCCGCCAGGCCGGTCGAGGATCGGTCGTCATGCCCATCTGTCGGCTGCCTCCTGCATCAACGCCACGGACTGCTCGCTGGGCAGAGCGTACTCCCGCAGCGACTCCCAGGCATGCTCCAGTCTGGTCAGATCGGCCTCCAACTCGATGGTCTGGCCCTCCAACGGCCCGTCGACGAAGCCCGCCGCCCGGCCGTCCAGGCTGGCCAGAGTGAACGGGCCGTTCAGCCCCGGGTAGGCGCCGACCCCGGCCGGCACCACCTGGATCGAGACGTTGGGCCGGTCGCAGGTGGCGATCAGCGCCAGGACCTGCTCACGCATCACCGCCGGGCCGCCGACCGCCCGGGTCAGCACCGCCTCGTCGATCACCCCGACGAAGCGGCACGGCCGCTCGGCCCGGTGCAGGATCTCCTGCCGGCCGAGCCGGTCGCCGACCGTGGTGTCGACGTCGTCGATCGCCACCCCGGCGTGGGTGAGGATGATGCGGGCGTACGCCTCGGTCTGCAGCAGGCCGGGCACCAGCAGTGGTTCGTAGCAGCGCAGCATGATCGCCTCCCGCTCGTGCTCCAGCCACGGGCGCAGCCAGACCGGGGCCCGCTCGGTGCGCAGCAGCAGCTCCCAGAGGGTCGAGTAGTCGCAGTTGAAGACCCGGTCGATGGTGGCCAGGTAGTCGAGCCGGATCGGCCGGGCGCCGCGCTCGACCGCGCTGACGTGCTGGGCCGACCAGTGCAGGGCGGCGCCCCACTGCTCCTGGGTGAGCCCGGCCAACTCGCGGCGGCGGCGGAGCTCCGCTATCAGATATGCGCTCGCTGCTCCAGACATTCGTTTCCTCCAGCTCTCTACAGAATTGCTTTGTGGTGGGCAGGGGTTGCCCCGTGACGGATGTTGTTGCTACGAGGTCGAATCCCATCTTCCATAGAGGAGGTGCAGAAGTCCAGGGTGGAGGAGTGGGAAATTCTAAAAGGCGTCCATCGTTGTCCCGATGGGGGACACATGGCGCAAAGATGAATGGCAAAGATCAATTGCGCTCGGTAGGTGTGGTGCATCAACCCGGCGCGGTTCGTCAACCCGACGTGGTTCCTCAGCCCGGTGCGGTGCGCCGGCACGGCGTACTCGGCTGGATGTCGGTGCCGACCGGCAGTGCCGTGCCCGGCTACGTCAACCACCCGGTGATCGCCCGCGCCCGCCACCTGGCCGCGATGCACCTGCCCGACCCGGTCTCCGGCTGCCCGCGCTGCGGCACCGTCGGCTGCCCGGCGCTGCGGCTCGCGGTGGCCTACCTGGACCGGTACGACGGTGACGCCGCCCGGACCATTCGTCGGCTGCTCGCCTCGGTCGGCATCTGGCTCACCGCCGGCCCGACCACCGGGGCAGGCAGCGATGACTGAGACCGGGAAATCGCCCCTGGTGCAGCCGTGGGACACCATCGAGATCGGCGCGTCCGACTATCTCAACGGAGACGGAGTGCTGCGGCTGCGGGTCATCCATGTCCGCGCCGATGCCGCCCACCCGAACATCGAATGGATTCACCTGCTCGGCACCCG is drawn from Micromonospora sp. Llam0 and contains these coding sequences:
- the gatB gene encoding Asp-tRNA(Asn)/Glu-tRNA(Gln) amidotransferase subunit GatB; the encoded protein is MSTTALPTYEDVVARYEPVIGLETHVELGTNTKMFCGCPTGFGAEPNTQVCPVCLGLPGSLPVANKAAIEATIRIGLALNCSIADWCRFARKNYFYPDMPKNYQISQYDEPLCVDGWLDVEVDGETVRIGIERVHLEEDTGKTLHVGGATGRIHGATESLVDYNRAGIPLVEIVTKPIPGTGDRAPQVARAYVTELRDVIRSLGVSDVRMEQGSLRCDVNTSLTPVGQTEWGTRTETKNVNSLRSVERAVRAEMLRQASVLDTGGRIVQETRHFHEDSGDTTSGRSKETATDYRYFPEPDLVPLAPDAAWVAELKAALPELPRVHRKRLQEQWGLTDHDMQSVVNAGAVELIEQTIAAGTTPAGARKWWLGELARRANESGVELTALGVTPAHVAELQGLVDSGKLNDKLARTVLEAVAAGEGTPTEVMTAKGLGVVSDTGALTAAVDEAIAANPDIAAKVRDGKVAAAGALVGAVMKTTRGQADARTVRELILSRLGAQG
- a CDS encoding DUF397 domain-containing protein, producing the protein MGMTTDPRPAWRTSSRSNGTGGNCVEVADNLPGRVLVRDSKDRTGGTLTFSPTAWQTFVSRTGR
- a CDS encoding helix-turn-helix transcriptional regulator, whose product is MSGAASAYLIAELRRRRELAGLTQEQWGAALHWSAQHVSAVERGARPIRLDYLATIDRVFNCDYSTLWELLLRTERAPVWLRPWLEHEREAIMLRCYEPLLVPGLLQTEAYARIILTHAGVAIDDVDTTVGDRLGRQEILHRAERPCRFVGVIDEAVLTRAVGGPAVMREQVLALIATCDRPNVSIQVVPAGVGAYPGLNGPFTLASLDGRAAGFVDGPLEGQTIELEADLTRLEHAWESLREYALPSEQSVALMQEAADRWA